A part of Desulfobacter sp. genomic DNA contains:
- a CDS encoding aldo/keto reductase gives MKYRVLGKGHLQVSAMGLGCWGMSHAYGRADEGESIATVNRCLDLGINFLDTGDVYGDGHNERLIGRVLRSRRKEAVVATKFGFVGDEKGNVAVCGRPGYVVRACEASLRRLGIDEIDLYYMHRLDPDVPVEETVGAMADLVRQGKVRFLGLSEVSAGILRRACAVHPVTAIQSEYSLWHRAVEKEILPACRELKVSLVAFSPLGRGALTGNVADTSRLENTDYRRQIPRFAPGNMAENLAAMEGVWQAAREMGITPAQLSLAWLLSRGGEVVPIPGMKRRGYIDENLAAVGMPLPGNLIEALDALDGQIQGGRHNEYNLRFVDGGG, from the coding sequence ATGAAATATCGAGTGTTGGGAAAGGGGCATTTGCAGGTATCTGCGATGGGGCTGGGGTGCTGGGGCATGTCCCACGCCTATGGCAGGGCCGATGAGGGGGAGTCCATTGCCACGGTCAACCGCTGCCTGGATCTGGGGATTAATTTCTTGGATACGGGGGATGTCTACGGGGACGGGCATAATGAAAGGCTCATCGGAAGGGTGCTCCGGAGCAGGCGCAAAGAGGCCGTGGTGGCAACCAAGTTTGGGTTTGTGGGGGATGAGAAGGGGAATGTGGCTGTCTGCGGCCGGCCCGGGTACGTGGTACGGGCCTGTGAGGCCAGTCTGCGCCGGCTGGGGATCGATGAGATAGACCTTTACTATATGCATCGCCTGGACCCCGATGTGCCGGTGGAGGAGACCGTGGGCGCCATGGCTGACCTGGTGCGGCAGGGGAAGGTCCGGTTCCTCGGGTTGTCCGAGGTGTCTGCCGGGATTCTCCGGCGGGCCTGTGCGGTTCATCCGGTGACGGCGATCCAGTCAGAATATTCCCTCTGGCACAGGGCGGTGGAAAAAGAGATTCTTCCGGCCTGCCGTGAGCTTAAGGTTTCTTTGGTGGCATTCAGCCCCTTGGGCCGAGGGGCGCTTACCGGAAATGTGGCGGATACCAGCCGTTTGGAAAATACCGATTACAGGCGGCAGATCCCCAGATTCGCGCCCGGGAATATGGCGGAAAACCTGGCGGCCATGGAAGGGGTATGGCAGGCGGCCCGGGAAATGGGGATCACCCCGGCCCAGCTTTCCCTTGCCTGGCTGTTGTCCCGGGGCGGGGAGGTGGTGCCCATACCCGGAATGAAACGCAGAGGGTATATTGATGAAAACCTGGCCGCCGTGGGAATGCCACTGCCCGGCAATCTCATTGAGGCCCTGGATGCCCTGGACGGCCAGATTCAGGGTGGCAGGCATAACGAGTACAACCTGCGGTTTGTTGACGGCGGGGGGTGA